One window of Chryseobacterium sp. JJR-5R genomic DNA carries:
- a CDS encoding LuxR C-terminal-related transcriptional regulator, whose translation MLLCNAQNHDILSLEKEVIRLNRLGRQKESHEKITMMLAGDISDEESVKLNLLLANTFRSINDYSSAIYYLKNARHFADVNTVHDSLKTALDAELAFSTFDNNDYAASEKIIIRLRNGGYKYLSNESRAYMIMQDGYIKFLAKNYRYAEECFNESLDILKRYSSCNQPAVMVKQIQLYAAMKSTDKAQEIYEKCIYLSQKCKILKYKIYATEELSKVYRESNNKDRFFYYTKLLDSLKLIDRQEQRLSMMHASNQDYMYKENTEQIMEKKIYLFFSIIMVLCSCILFIILRRKARKKARQYEDLISKIRISSEHTVYNTDSPHKEIESRLRSLNKKQKDIVGLALQGLTNREIAEKLCVSEATIKYHFTNIFEILQIKNRKDLFKIFISPNNLS comes from the coding sequence ATGCTGTTATGCAATGCTCAGAATCATGATATATTATCTTTAGAAAAAGAGGTAATCAGGCTAAACCGTTTAGGCAGGCAAAAGGAATCCCATGAGAAAATTACAATGATGCTGGCCGGTGATATTTCAGATGAAGAATCAGTAAAGCTCAATCTGCTGCTTGCAAATACATTCAGGAGTATCAATGACTATTCTTCAGCGATCTATTACCTGAAAAATGCCCGACATTTTGCTGATGTCAATACCGTTCATGATTCTTTAAAAACCGCATTGGATGCTGAACTGGCTTTTTCTACATTCGATAATAATGATTATGCTGCATCAGAAAAAATAATTATCCGCCTTAGAAACGGAGGATACAAGTATCTCAGCAATGAGAGTAGAGCATACATGATCATGCAGGACGGTTATATTAAATTTCTTGCCAAAAATTACCGGTATGCTGAAGAATGCTTTAATGAAAGCCTTGATATTCTGAAAAGATATTCTTCCTGTAACCAGCCGGCAGTAATGGTAAAGCAGATACAGCTGTATGCCGCTATGAAAAGTACGGACAAAGCACAAGAAATCTATGAAAAATGCATATACCTTTCTCAAAAATGTAAAATTCTCAAATATAAAATTTATGCTACTGAAGAACTTTCCAAGGTGTATAGGGAAAGCAATAACAAGGACCGATTTTTCTACTATACCAAGCTTCTCGATTCTCTTAAGCTGATTGATAGACAGGAACAGAGATTGTCTATGATGCATGCTTCAAACCAGGATTATATGTACAAAGAAAACACAGAACAAATAATGGAAAAAAAGATATACCTGTTTTTCAGTATTATTATGGTCTTGTGCAGTTGTATTCTTTTCATAATCCTGAGAAGAAAAGCCCGGAAAAAAGCCCGGCAATATGAGGACCTGATTTCAAAGATCAGGATCAGCTCGGAACATACGGTATATAACACGGATTCCCCGCACAAGGAGATTGAATCAAGGCTCAGATCTCTGAATAAAAAACAAAAAGATATTGTTGGCCTGGCATTGCAAGGTCTTACCAATAGGGAAATTGCAGAAAAATTATGTGTAAGTGAAGCCACAATAAAATATCACTTTACCAATATCTTTGAAATACTGCAGATTAAAAACAGGAAAGACCTCTTTAAAATCTTTATCAGCCCAAACAATCTGAGCTGA
- a CDS encoding transposase, with protein sequence MDFKNIHIGKVIEEKVAERGIDVSRICSFLKTDEREVEAMFQAHSINTYLLLRWSKLLEYDFFRLYTQHLILYSPQSGIQRSPESKMATGLPVFRKNIYTREIIEFILHLMYSGAKTKQEIIEQYKIPKTTLYKWISKNEKDSLQPAEARRPS encoded by the coding sequence ATGGACTTTAAAAACATTCACATAGGCAAAGTAATTGAAGAAAAAGTTGCAGAGCGCGGGATTGACGTATCCCGGATCTGCAGCTTTCTCAAAACAGATGAACGGGAAGTGGAAGCAATGTTTCAGGCACATTCAATCAACACTTACCTTCTGCTCCGATGGAGCAAGCTGCTGGAGTATGATTTTTTCAGGCTCTATACTCAACATCTTATTCTGTATTCGCCTCAATCCGGTATTCAGCGCAGTCCGGAAAGTAAAATGGCGACGGGACTTCCCGTTTTCAGAAAGAATATTTACACCCGTGAGATCATAGAATTTATATTGCATCTTATGTATTCAGGAGCTAAAACAAAACAGGAAATTATAGAGCAGTATAAAATTCCTAAGACTACATTATACAAATGGATCAGTAAAAATGAAAAAGACAGCCTACAACCGGCAGAAGCGCGTAGACCTTCGTAA
- a CDS encoding TrmH family RNA methyltransferase, translated as MLIESFQNEKIKYLTRLLTDNRFRKKSGVFAAEGRQENERAQKFGFEAVEFFICEKIYQENLPEGKVHLISDKVYEKTAYRGSSEGIIGIYKAKEADLSSFTPGEDATVIVVEGVEKPGNLGAILRSCEAFGIDALIVSDGKTDFYNPNVIRSSVGCLFGMQVFQSDNQQTFEYLQSNSFNIYTTIMDETAEDVSKRDFNQRSAVLFGTEHSGLSEFWIGKGRNTLIPMAGSIDSLNLSNAVAITCYEALRQKKNKI; from the coding sequence CCTTACCGACAACAGGTTCCGTAAAAAATCAGGTGTTTTTGCAGCAGAAGGACGGCAGGAAAATGAACGGGCACAGAAATTTGGTTTTGAGGCTGTGGAATTTTTCATCTGCGAAAAGATCTATCAGGAAAACCTGCCGGAAGGAAAAGTTCACCTTATAAGCGACAAAGTATATGAAAAAACGGCTTACAGGGGAAGTTCGGAAGGCATTATCGGAATTTATAAAGCAAAGGAAGCCGATCTTTCTTCATTTACTCCCGGAGAAGATGCTACGGTAATTGTGGTTGAAGGCGTAGAAAAACCCGGAAACCTGGGTGCTATTTTGAGAAGCTGTGAGGCATTCGGAATTGATGCGCTTATTGTTTCAGACGGAAAAACAGACTTTTACAATCCGAATGTGATCAGGTCCAGTGTAGGTTGCCTGTTCGGCATGCAGGTCTTTCAGTCCGATAATCAGCAGACGTTTGAGTACCTTCAGAGCAACAGCTTCAATATTTATACAACGATAATGGATGAAACGGCAGAAGATGTCTCCAAAAGGGATTTTAACCAAAGATCCGCGGTTTTATTCGGAACGGAACATTCAGGACTGAGTGAATTCTGGATAGGGAAAGGCAGAAACACCCTTATTCCTATGGCAGGAAGCATTGATTCCCTGAATCTGAGCAATGCAGTGGCTATTACCTGTTATGAGGCACTGAGGCAGAAAAAAAATAAAATATAA
- a CDS encoding helix-turn-helix domain-containing protein, whose translation MKKTAYNRQKRVDLRKESQLPDYKRIYQDMIFMQYPDKSELCSFILNKEKLNPLDIIRLNNLITGIPGNEKSSENQKLKSYDEETIFKMLMFQKEHNLSNLRLAEHFRVSRNSIAKWKKYFLPTADHE comes from the coding sequence ATGAAAAAGACAGCCTACAACCGGCAGAAGCGCGTAGACCTTCGTAAAGAAAGTCAGTTGCCGGATTATAAAAGAATTTATCAGGATATGATTTTTATGCAGTATCCCGATAAATCTGAGTTATGCAGTTTTATCCTGAATAAGGAGAAACTGAATCCGCTGGATATTATCAGGCTCAATAATCTCATCACAGGCATTCCCGGTAACGAAAAGTCATCAGAAAACCAAAAGTTAAAATCTTATGACGAAGAGACTATTTTCAAAATGCTTATGTTTCAGAAAGAACATAACCTGAGCAACCTAAGGCTTGCTGAGCATTTCAGGGTAAGCCGTAATTCTATAGCGAAATGGAAAAAATATTTTTTACCAACAGCTGATCATGAGTAA